A DNA window from Nerophis ophidion isolate RoL-2023_Sa linkage group LG13, RoL_Noph_v1.0, whole genome shotgun sequence contains the following coding sequences:
- the wu:fb18f06 gene encoding osteocalcin 2, with product MSFDLSSALGQEEAVTKTEGKTDELSWPWSKKKDDGKGKSDGKDKSGSKDKSGSKDKSGSKDKHGDHKSEDGKKKKKSHKEGHKSDKSSSSSSSSSSSSDEN from the exons ATGTCCTTTGATCTCTCTTCAG CTCTGGGCCAGGAGGAAGCGGTGACAAAGACCGAGGGAAAGACTGATGAGCTAAGCTGGCCTTGGAGTAAGAAGAAG GACGACGGCAAAGGCAAATCGGACGGCAAAGACAAATCGGGCAGCAAGGACAAATCGGGCAGCAAAGACAAATCGGGCAGCAAGGACAAACATGGCGATCACAAGTCAGAAGatgggaagaagaagaaaaagtccCATAAGGAGGGACACAAATCCGACAAATCCTCATCCTCTTCCTcttccagcagcagcagcagcgatgaa AACTGA